One Malus domestica chromosome 11, GDT2T_hap1 genomic region harbors:
- the LOC103401664 gene encoding aluminum-activated malate transporter 2-like, producing MASPAVRDQDNHNDAENSSIGYCGKVMNKVVEFPRKLKKLGQDDRRRIVHSLKVGLAVLLVSLLYYFQPFYNGLGDTAMWAILTVVVVFEFSVGATLGRGLNRILATFLAGALGFGVHHLANLSGDIAHPILIGIFVFLLAASVTFIRFFPRMKARYDYGLLIFILTFCLISVSGYRDEEILEMAHKRASTILVGAFIAVFVCVFICPVWAGEDLHNSVSKNIEKLGSFLEGFGVEYFKVVGSGESNMAHLQGYFSVLNSKQSEETQANFARWEPRHGRFRYRHPWRYYLKIGNLTRQCAYRIDTLSGYLNSEVQTLLNIQNNQVQELCMKMSSESGKALKELAWALKTMTEPCSAASSHITKSRAAANNLKSMLRTNAAAVAGVGGDQVRLLDIVPAVTVASLLSEIVAYAEAIEKSIQKLASFQHVQFKSAERKKPTALTSCKTSSSNVGPHHVITMDRLASLQVQESNKEIGSKFQRIRSAV from the exons atggcatctCCAGCAGTTCGTGATCAGGACAACCACAACGATGCAGAAAATAGTTCGATAGGTTATTGTGGCAAGGTGATGAACAAGGTGGTGGAATTTCCAAGGAAATTAAAGAAGCTTGGACAAGATGATCGCAGAAGGATTGTTCATTCTCTTAAAGTTGGATTAGCAGTTCTTTTGGTGTCATTGCTCTATTACTTCCAGCCTTTCTATAATGGTCTTGGTGACACTGCCATGTGGGCTATTCTAACTGTGGTGGTTGTCTTCGAATTTTCAGTAG GAGCAACACTGGGAAGAGGTTTAAACAGGATCTTGGCGACATTCCTAGCAGGCGCTCTAGGATTTGGTGTTCATCACCTGGCAAATCTTTCAGGAGATATAGCTCATCCAATACTCATCGGCATCTTCGTCTTTCTACTAG CTGCATCAGTGACATTTATACGCTTCTTTCCGCGGATGAAGGCGAGATATGACTATGGACTCCTCATTTTTATCTTGACATTCTGTTTGATATCGGTATCGGGGTACCGAGATGAGGAGATACTGGAAATGGCTCACAAGAGGGCGTCCACAATCCTCGTAGGTGCCTTTATAGCTGTGTTTGTGTGCGTTTTCATTTGCCCGGTATGGGCTGGCGAAGATCTGCACAACTCAGTATCCAAGAACATTGAAAAGCTCGGGAGCTTCTTGGAAG GTTTTGGGGTTGAATACTTCAAAGTAGTTGGCAGTGGAGAGTCTAATATGGCACATTTGCAAGGATATTTTAGTGTTCTCAATTCAAAACAGAGTGAAGAAACTCAG GCCAATTTTGCAAGGTGGGAGCCTAGACATGGAAGGTTTAGGTACCGTCATCCTTGGAGATACTATCTCAAGATCGGAAACCTCACCCGGCAATGCGCCTACCGCATTGATACCCTCAGTGGTTACCTCAACTCTGAAGTCCAG ACACTATTAAACATTCAAAACAACCAAGTTCAAGAGCTgtgcatgaagatgagttcagaATCAGGCAAAGCACTGAAAGAGCTAGCATGGGCCCTAAAAACAATGACTGAGCCATGCTCTGCTGCCAGCTCCCACATCACAAAATCAAGAGCTGCGGCCAATAACCTCAAATCCATGCTTAGGACTAATGCAGCGGCGGTGGCGGGAGTTGGTGGAGATCAAGTTCGTCTCCTAGACATCGTGCCAGCTGTGACTGTTGCTTCGCTGCTAAGCGAAATTGTTGCTTACGCTGAAGCAATTGAGAAGTCTATTCAGAAACTGGCCTCCTTTCAACACGTGCAGTTCAAGAGTGCAGAACGAAAAAAACCAACAGCATTGACGTCATGTAAAACTTCTTCCAGCAATGTGGGACCGCATCATGTCATCACCATGGATCGACTAGCATCTCTACAAGTTCAAGAATCAAACAAGGAAATCGGAAGCAAGTTTCAAAGAATTAGGAGCGCCGTTTGA